Genomic DNA from Setaria italica strain Yugu1 chromosome V, Setaria_italica_v2.0, whole genome shotgun sequence:
GCCATGAAGAGATGGTCTCGGACAGCAATTCCCAACACGTGTTGAGGTTGCAGCAATCCAggaaaaatcctagaaaatCCCCTCGAAATCCGGTTCCAAAGGGATTCGAACTTGGGACCTTCTACTGAGGTTTGGTGCTACTACGGCTTCTGGTGACCAATTGGTCCCAGGCCTGttcgcattatctctgactactgctgGAAAAATTTGTCTAAATGGTTATTCttcgtttgccttatatcccacaggttgctagaggtagaccgtaggtggtgacaaccctattgatcctttgtaatcctccacgtcCGGATACAGCGTAGAGTTGGGTTCATAAAACCGCAGGCAAGAGTTGCCTGACAGATCAGGGGTAAGCCGATGCCCGAAGAAAGTTCTATTTGAGAGATCGACCCCTAACTCAACTATAGTGCTatcttaggaatcctctctaccttTGCCTCCTAccttggtgtgtccttggaccgaCTAAACTAGAAGTTAGTACACACGTTCCTtgggattcgatacccttggaatactttgagatgaaagctacaatggtatccgtacgcttgcggatATATTCGTCATCGTTAATATACCCAACAGTAGGAGTTAACAAGAATCAACTGAGGGCAAGGTTGTTCCCTTTCTCTCTACTTTGGAGAGCACTTCAATGGTTTTGTTCTCTACCTACAGCAAAAGTTCAAAATTAGGATGAATTGATGAAGGCTTATATGACAGAACATTATTCTCTAGTCAAGACGTAGAATCTGAGGAACAAGATCATCACTTATCTTAGTATATGTGATAGGACTGACTCGTCGCAACACATCGATGCGGCGGACGGTGCCTTGCTTTTGGGGTCAAGCAAGCGCCCGGCCGGTCTTCCACGGCTGAGGGCGACGCATGTGATGCTTGGGTAATTGGCTTGCTTGGTGGAGACAGGTGTGGAAGCTGCGGTAGTGCACGGCCATTTTCAGATCCTTTTCCGGCGTCCTAGTTGCCACTCAGGCACTCAGCGCTTGGCACTCGACCCAGACAGATAGCCTCTGGGATTTTCGTGTCAAATCGTGCTTGTGTGGCCCACCTCGAGTGAAAAAACTCGCTGTTTCACCTGTCCTTTCTTTCCTCCTTCGAACTTGCGTCGTAGTAGAGGGTGGCAGACTTGTAATAGCTGTGTTGACGCCTCGGATCCACACAACACTTGTTCAAAGTCAACGCGCCCGTCTTTTACATACGACCAAGTTCGACCTTTTGGAACTAGTCAACCCTTGGAGGTTAGTTTCGACGTGTTGGACCAAACAGAACAGCCACACCAGACGAAGaaccaacctttttttttccagtgCTACAGAGCGTATCTGTGCAGCAGCTAGCCAATAGATTCTGCCACCTATCCGTAGGAAAATAATGTTACATTATTAAGAGTTTTGATAGCTGAACCACACACTGCTCCGTCCTCAATCACCCAGGTTAAGAATTATAAACACACGTGACATCGTCATGTCTTAATCCGACCTCATGCCTGATGCTCTCCTTTCAAATGAATCGAATTTCGACGCGTGTCCTTttcaaaaccaaaaaaaaaacttttgacGCATGCCGTGCCAGGCATTTCCTGCGTAAAACAGCAGCATGCAGTCCACAGCTGAGTAACAGAGAAACACACCACGGCCAACTCATCAAGCAAAACCAACAGAAACACAAACATCTCAGACAACGGCTAGTAGCACACATGACTAATCACATTCAGACACAAAACAATGGACATGGTGAAAATCAAATATGAGATGCTACCCGTCACATTCAGAATGCTCGGACTTGTGTAAAACTGATGATTTGTATCAGATATAAACAGGATTCCATGAGCGAAGAGAAACACGTCACAGCACCGATAATTCAGGCGACTGGACGAATAAAATCAAAATGTGAGACAAGAAAATGAATGAACTCTGGAGTTATCATAAGCAGTTTTCAGTTTTCGCTTCAGTCCCATGGTCCAATCCCCTATATATATTGTCTTAATAAACGGCCACACTGAAATGGCAGAGCAGGAGAATTAGCAGGCATTGTTCTCTTATATAATAACCAAGGGGGATGCAATTTACAGTTCATATATCAGCCATAGGGTGGTTTAGCCAGAGCAGAGCTTTTCGAGAGCCAGGTTCTCATCCCCATCGACACTCTTAAGGGTACTTCTCACAAGATCCTCTGGGAAGCCCATCTCAACCAGCTTCTGCACCTGTACTCCGCACGAACAAAAAGGCTCATCAACATGTACATGTCTTACATACACAATGAAATGATGAGCAGTACTGTAAGTACCTTCTCTTCCATGCCAGTGGACGCACTCTTTGCGAAGGCCTCTGTCCAGTAGCGAGCCGTAGCAGCGAATGTTGGATAATCACGCAGGTACTGCAGAAACAGAATCAACACATAGAAATTATGGGAGAAGGTTGGCAATAGTAATTCAGTTAAGAATCTCACAAGTTCTTGTACAGCTTTATGGGTCCACACTGTTCCATTCGTTCTTGCAGTGAATTTTCAGAGCTTATGCTTACACTCTGCATCACTGGACTAATTCTTGCAGTACAAATTCCAGAATGAAGTTACTAAGCCCATCCTGTAGGCTATATAATGCCTCCTCTGGGACTGGCTAGTGGCCTAGTCTGTTATCAAAGtaacaaccacaacatcactAGCACACTCCAACAAAGCACCTAGCTGTGTTGCTGGACAAATATATCAAAGAGGTATTTCCTTGGAATTTGCTATCCTTCATTTCGGCTGAGGACATGGTCATACGTCATAGTAAAAACGGTTCATTAGAAACTTCTTACACCCAGCTTTCCATACAGCGTTATATATCCTTGTGGGCCATACTAAATGCATACGAGCTTGCTGAAAACCAAATAAAACTACCTTACGCCCTATCTTGCAGTCTAGCATCTGCATTAGCACATGGAGAACATGCAGGACTAATTGCACTAGTGGAAAAATTCTATAGcggaaaaataaaacatacaggACTACCACAAACATATTCACCTGTGTAACATTACAACTGTAAAATTGCCAAGTGCGCTGCAGGCACAAGCTCATGTGATGGATGCAACAAAGTTCACATAGAATCTCATGCTTAATTTGCTGCGAAAATGTATGACGCTATTCAACCAACAGCATGACGAGGCAATTATGCAGCATAAACATATTTTCTGGATAAACAGTCATTCTGACTCATTTCATGGGAATCCACCAATGACAGGCTATGGCAATTTAACTCTCAACCAACTTTAGCTTAAATTGCAAAAATTAAATATATAGTGCACTAAAAATAGATCCACAACAGGAAACAACCAGTTCAGACCTGTTGTGCAACAACAGCATCCTGAGGATCATCAGGTGCAGGAGAAGAAAGCAGAGCTTGAAGGGAAAGCAGTGCTGTCTTCAAAGTAAGGGCTGGGCTCCACTGATCTTTCAGAATGTCCAAGCAAATTGCTCCATTTTGGCTACTGATGTTAGGGTGCCTTCAAGATAGGTTGGAGGAGAAGTCAGAGctgaactgaaaaaaaaaactaagagaGGGCAGCAGAACTTAGGAACACAAGGGGAGACATGTAACAAAATGGCAAGATAATAATCACTAAATCAAAAGGCTGAAGAAATGGATGTAAGGAATCTGTCAGTGCTAGTTGTTCATGATCAGAGAAAACATAACAACACATATATGTAGGAGCATTGTGTAACGAGAATAAAAAGTCATCAATAAAAACAGAGGGGGTTAACCTGCATACCATACTTTGGTGACGAACTGCATCTTTGGAGGCTCAAAGGGATATCCACCTGCCAACCAAAGACAAAAATCAGTTAGGAAATAACATTTGCCACACCGTACTCTCTTACTTCTGAATTCCAGTTATTAGCAGATGGCGGTGCACAAGACATTTAACTCTGTGAGTTCTTAATAAGTGAATACAAAAGCACCACAAACACGACACCACAGAGGCACAGATTATTTACAACAGAACAGATAAAAGTGAAATGCACACTGAAGTGGTGCATATTAACACGTGTAAACATGGAACAGACACATCTGCCTGTTCAGATGCGATGCTTCATTGCACAGGTTAGCAAAGGCGAATCCACAATTCCACATGCAGCGACGCACCCACCGACGTCTGCCCTCCCATACCCTAATCCGGAATTGCAACCAGCCAAGGAGCGCGCCAAGTTCGCAGGCAGCAAACCCTAATCGACCCTAAACCCCTTCCGCGGGAGAGGCAATCGCGCGTCGCGGCAATCTATTCGGCCGACGAATCGCCCGGGGGAAGCGGAATCTGCAATTCCAGGCGCGCGAGGGCGAGGCCGACGAGTGGATGGGGGATCCGATGGAAGGAAGGCGCGAGGTGGGGGAAGGGATCGGAAGAGGAGGGGCGGCTCACCGGGGAGGCGGATGTCGATGGTGAAGGTGCCGCCCTCGTAGGGGCTATCGGCGGGGCCGGCGATGGTGCCGGTGAGGTGGGAGATGTTGGCGCCGTCGTGCAGCGTGATGGAGACGCCCGAGACCTCCCGGTCGCGGTTGCACTCGGTGAGCTCCTTCTGCACGCGCGAGACGTCCAccatcgtcgccgccccgccccccgcTCCCTCCCCTCGCGCCCCGCCCGCGGCACCGAcccgccgtcgcctcctggAGAGCGGCGCGAGATGGGAAGAAGGGCAGGAAGGGGGCGGAAGGAGAGAGATCAGGAAATGGCAGCCCCCACGCTACTAATAATACGGCCACTAATGATATGATATACTTAATTACCCTGCTAATAATCATCCTCCACGGTAATCTTGTTTAGTGAACTGCTACTAATTTTAAATGTAGTGCGTAGGAATTTGCGTGCTGGATGAGCGGAGATTCTTCTTTTGGGCTTGGTTGCTTGCCTTGAGGTGTGGGGAATTCCGAATCCCTTCACTTGTAGTTTGTTTGTTCTGCCGAATTCCTTCACTTGTGTTGATTGTTTAGCCTACTCCGTTTGGAATCTTACAAGTTTAAATCCATGTAAAGCCCATTGACATCGATCTGGCGATCTGCTCATCACAAGTAGTCGTAGGCTAATCAGATCAAAAACTCCAGCCAGCTTGTGGCAGGAGTGAAAATTGAAAAACAACTCCATCAGTTGCCACATTTGGAAGTGAAATGTTTTCTATGGGCTTATTTGGGCTGCAATATTTCAGGTTGCTTTGGGCTCAGTTTCACCGGCCCGCAATTTcttccgcccccgcccccgcccccgccgaccGGCGGAAAGTAGTAGGCCCAGCCTGTGCTTGCTGTATAGGCCGCGGAAAATCGGAAATGTCACGATCAAAATTAGGTAACAACAAGTTAACCTTCCCGATTGCATGTGCAGAATCTGAGTTCATGCATGTCCACTGCATTCTGTGTATAAATTGGCTCGTACTCctttcgtttcaaattgtatatCCTTTTAACTTACTGGCTCGTACTCatttcgttccaaattatagatcctTTTAACTTTTTAATGTGCAGATGCttaaaaagataaaatgacctataatttagaacggaggaagCATGTGTTAGATGACCAACATcatagcaacttttcttatctCCCGATGCACTCACGGCCGGGCCACGGGGCGCCTTGAAATAAACAAGCAGAGCAAGCTCGATTCTTCAATTTCCGAGAATCagtgtaaaaaaaaagattgagaCTGCTTCAGAATATTTTGGCCAATTCAAAAGTGCTTCACGCCACAGCCACTCCGGGGCTTTCACTAGGATCCATCCATCTCTCTATCGACGACGCTGATTCCGGTTCCGCTTTGCCAATTCCGCTTCCTTTTTCAAACTCTATTGTTTTCGTATGGCAATCCCTAACCAAAGAGATAACAACTATATTCGTTTCGTAACATTATTTACAATGGGttccactttttttttgaaaaagaaggATTCCACTTGCTGATGGTTAAAAAAAAACCTAGAATGCATTCAACCCGTTTATACCGTGAGCTCCTCGACGGCATGCCTAGGTCCATGGATGCCCGGCAAGCTACATACCATTAGGGATCTTTTGTAACTCCAGGTACGCACGGCTTACCTTAGCATAATCACTGGATTTTgacaaaaagagaaaaaaaacgaaGGGAACACGAAAAGGAACATAGTGGTTACAGTAAGACGTAATGTGCCAATCCCACTGTGAAAAAGGTTGCTCTTACTTTCTAGTATGCGTCGAGAGAGACTGCCATGCCGATAAGAGTACGTAGGATTCAGTTCAAGCGTGGTCTGGTCCGGACTTGAGCTCCTGGAGGCTGGAAGCAGCCAAGAGCCATATGCGTGCGCGCCAACTTTAAATTATGTGTCGTCTACGCATTCCCTTCTCCGGGGCGGTGGTTCGTGGCTTCGTGCTGGGCCGCTGGCTGACGAGCTGTCGCAATCCGAACCAATGGAAGATGGACAGAGTGAAGGGTCTCTGGGCGACTGGGCGTAGTAGCTGGATGGCCCGAGCAGGGAGGAGTAGGACGAGACGCAACGGGCAGGCACATGCACGACAAGACCCGTCGACGAGACCCCCAGGGCGAAGTCGTTGGCTGGATATAGGCAGTGACGCGATCATACTAGTACACACGCGTGCTGAAATGGACTTGGTGCACAGtgctttttccccttttcttcgCAAGCGATGAGGAATCCTACTGTGCTGTGTGTGATATTCGTAGCATGCAGTTTCTGGCTTTTTCTCTGAAGAAAGAAACCATGGCAAGATGGCATTTGTATATCCGTCGCAGCACCCGGCGCTGGAGGACTGCCGGCCGGTACGAGGCGAGGCGCAGTCCGGCGATCGCCGGACTCTAGCTGTCGTGCATATGCCTGTTTCGTTCTTGTTCATAGGCGCCACTGTATCCTGCTCCTCTTTATTATGCTCGCCCTGTGTGGCTGTGTGGCCGGTGGCTACCATATTTTACACGTGCTCTTATTTAGCATACGCTTATTAAATCTCTTTCAATTCAGAATGCAAACCGGGTTATTCGACAGAGTACCCCAAAAGCAGTTCTTTGTTTATCCATTCAAGTGTCTGCCTCTCCCAAGCAAGCGCCCAGCCTGTCCCTGTATCCGTCTCCTCCTCTCTTTGTGTAGCTCGTGCCTGCTCTCCAAGGGGCAGCTCGTACTATACTTAGCTGACATCGACAGACGGGCGACCGAGCAGGAGTCCGATCGATATGGCCAAGCACGGGCACCCATCAGCTGACCACCCGCTGATGCGCAACCCCAACTCCTCTTCACCTCAAGGTAGATGTCTCGATCCATCGGATCATATAAGCATAGTTCAGGTCGATTCGCCTTTCTGTGTGATCTCACGCCGGTCGGGCTGGAACTGTACTGATTGCTCATGTCAATTTGTCTGTGTATATATTGATCATTCTCTATGTACCTCATCAACTGATTGACGTTGCGGGTAGTGTTCGTCGTGGGatcctcgctgccgccgccgccgccgccgccgccaccgctgcagACGAAGATGGCGAGCTTCTCCGGCGACTTCCTGACCAGGTAAATCGTCTCAATCCGATGATCGCAGTAGCAGGACCCTGCGTCTGCATGCCGCTGTTTATATATCTTTATTATCACATCAGTGTCGATCTTATTCTTCCTTGTTCGTGGCGGCGATGCAgcggcgccaccgccagcaccacGACTGCGGCGAAAACGAAGCCTCTGACGATGTTCTAcaacggcggcgtcgccgtgTTCCATCTCCCACAAGATAAGGTCCATGGACTATGTATATCCGTCGATCTATGGTTCTTCTGTACAACTGAATCCGATCACTCTAGTTCAGCATGTATCATCAATCTTGCCTAGTTCTCGTTGCTCATGCCTTTTAGCGCGCGTGCCCTATGTGCCATGGCGGCAGGCGGAGGATCTCATGAAGATGGCGGCGGGTGAGAAGGGTGGGGACGGCCGCGCCGGTCCTCGCCGGGCAAACCACGGCGAGGAGTTGCTGGCCAAGTTGAGAAAAGGTATGTAATTTCTTGGTAAAATGATTTTTCTAGTACTACTCTTCAGTAGTCCGATCCTCTCTGTGTATCCGGCCGGGGCAAAAATGCAAGTTCAGTGTATCATATCCGGCCAAAATTGGTGATCGATTACATCCTTATTTTTTGCACTATAAAGTTTACATGCCATGATGCCATTGCCATGCATGCAATGCTTTGGAAACTAGAATAGGGAAGGGAATAATGCCCTTTCTTGTTCCGTTGCACACGCAGAGATGCCTATTTCGAGCAAGAGATCTTTGCAGCGTTTCTTCCAGAAGCGCAAGGAGAGGTACGCATgcatctctctctcccccctcccttTGTGTTTGTTTAGTTTTGCTTCACGagtttgtttgaattttgaaacaaAAGAGTTTTGTTTGTTGCTTCTACTAATAGTGCAAGCAACGATAGATTATTAAAACCCTCGAATAGCAGTactatatataattatataggCGGCGTGAAGCACGTTTGGATTGACGAAACACTACTCGTAGTTCTCTTGTTCTGTCCATATGTCGGTTCTCGGAATTGACGAACCGAGCTGTGCTAACTAAAGGTTGTTTATTCCATGGGCGCCCCCGTGACCCGGCCGCGAGCCAAGAAAAAGCTGTGGATGCTGTCGTCGTCCAACTGCGACCCGACTCCCTTCAATTCGTCACAAGAGAATTCCATTTTGACGTGAACTTGccgtttcctttcttttttttttgttgttgtcaATTATTCGTTGGTTTGTAGGTAGCTGGATAGGTTTGTCCTCTGCTAAAAGAAACACTAGCTAGGGTCAATTACTAACGccacttttaaaaaaaaaatatcggGTCATTTGGAAGGGCTTCTCCCAAAAGGTTTCACCGACGAAGTCAAAGAAACTGATCTCATGTGgcagaaccgtccaaattaaactggtttaagtgcgctaACCATCCTCTTAATAGTTAACCCGGTCAATACGCACTTAAAACGGTGTAATCTCGTAGTCTGTCGGGTCAAGCCCGATTGAACCACTGAATATCTTGATCGAAACAAtatgcaacaagtctcacacgaaggtgagcgcagACGATATAACATGACATTTCAATTTACAAATATGGAGTACACAGATTTAATTTACAAACCGAGTTTGAAATACTTAAATAGATTACGAACCATAGATTACAAACCAGAGTTCTTAAATAAACACATCAGAAGACTAATACGAGAAGTTCGAACAAAGATACATGATAACATGAGTAACCCGACAACATGTAATCTAAACACAAGACCATCTCAAAGTGAGGCCACGTTCTAGCAGAGGACAGCCATCCCAAGGTAGACTAGAACTCATCTCAAGAAAGGTTTCTTCACTAGCATATGAAAGTAATCAACAAGCAAGGATGAGGATACTAATACtttgcaagacttacccgactatGGTATTATACTTAGCCGACTCCTAATATGCAAGGTTTTTGGCTGAGgtgtttattttgccaaaaagcaacaaagagtggatccttactttcaagttttagcatccacTTTAAAGTTGAActtaaccattctaaatgagcAAGTTGTCAAAAACTTTTCAGTGTAGAAAAACATTTGATTAAACAATAACTGCATCATCATTCACATTTCATTccattccacttcttactacgatgTGACTCAGCGATCGAGGTTCTCTTAACCGAGAGCGGTGGCGAATCGATTCGATTTATAACATTGTAAGGTGGACCTAGACACACGATTTATTCATACCCCGTCGAACTGCATATGGCAAACGGTTCCCTTAAAGAGCGATAGCATTTGAGAACTCCTGCGACCCTCGAGTACTAATCACCACCAGTACCTCCCCAGACCAGATGTGAGTTACTGACTAGCGCACGAATAGAAAACAGGACCAACTCAATCTACTATCGTGCAATAAGGTACTAGATTTTACCGgtttcaactacctcttacttctgccatgtGGATAGTACAGTTCAAACTCAATCACAGGGGCCAAAACGAACGGGCCTTAAGCAACACTGGCGGAGCGCAACCAACAACAATATCATCAATTTCATTTCTATCTCCACCCGACCTCCAACTTTTCTCATATGCACCATTTACTTTAGATTTAACCCATAACTAGTAGAGGAACCTATATTTCGCGAGTGACAGACACACTTGACtttgaaaggatcttgatgtcaCCTACATGAGGGAATAGGCATACCCTAAAATTATCGCAACTTAAAAATAAGTTTATCAGCGACTTCCGGTATTTCCGAAGATGTTTCTGGAAATTCCGTAACCTACGAAATTTCCAAAGAAATCTACGGAAATTTTTGAAGCTAGGAGAGTAAGCACTTTTGAAGCGGAATAAAACTCTCTCTACCAGAAATTGGAACCTCCGGTTTTGGCTTGGATAGAGAGAACCCCCAACACACATAGTGGCAAATGAACTCGAGGTCCAACTAGACTTGGTGTAGAGGCTCAGTAGGTGTTTCTCATCAGGCTCACAAAGTTGCTGCACTTTACAAACACAAACACCCGAGTAGATCAACCAAATTCACAAGTTCAATAATGAACGAAAATGAGAGCAAATCAGCGAGGAGACACAATGATTTGTTtcaccgaagttcagattcaccactATGAATCCTACATCTCCTTTGAGGAGCCCATTGGAATACGAGTCTACTCAACTTCCTTCCAATGTGTCGGGTCTAATTCAACCACTTTCCTCGTTTCCACTAGATGACCTTTTTTGCTTGTGAAGGCAAGATCGCAGCCTTCGCAAACTTGCCGCTACTCACCACACCTTTGGGAGCTAGCCGGCaacgcctagccgtctaggaggcatacatccaagagtaacaaatgcttcacttgAAACTTGACAAGGCAAACCAGTAGGAGCTAGCCGGTGatgcctagccgtctaggaggtacacctccaagagtaacaattGCTTCACTTGAAACTTGACAAGACAAACTAGTGCTCAAGGAACTGAGTGCTCTACTTATGCTCACGAATGGCTCCTCTCTTctacccaactcacaagatctaATAAAGATCACACAACGTCACAAAGAGGGGTTGTGGAGAGCTATTTTGGCTTTAGTTTAGTTTAGAATAGGCAGAAAATACACTAGTATTTGAACTTGGGAGTCCTAGGGATCATGCAgctaaggtttcattcaactcctaggaacttaatgaataaaagtaaaatatgtaagtaagataattgcatagttttggaATTAGTGGTCATGCTCCGGTGCTTGCCTTCCATGGTAGCTTTGAGATCTCCTAAACTTTTGTTCAGGTCTTGTGACGCTTCAACTAGAGAGGCTTCACGCGACTCACTCTTGGACTCGGCAATCAATTCATACAATCCATCAGCTAGCAGGTTATCTACATAACAATGCAtatgtatgagttgattgaaaggTGGTGACACATGCACAACATCAAGTTTAAGGAgtgcagcaactcaatcatacatGGTTTAAAGATCCAAGTAAATCATAAAACATAATCCTATCTACACAAAGAAACATGGTTGGCGCAATAGAGTTAACTAGAGCTTTTCATGTGAAACACAACTACCAAGCTAAGTCAACAATATTTCAGTAACCTTGGGTTGCAGCATGGCATGAACATCAGGCTCTAACCAAGTGATTAACATGCCATGATGATGGCAAGATCTAAGTAAACACGTGTATGAATGGAACTATGGTGACAACATGCTAAAGACCATAAAGATTTTGGTAGCAACTTTTTCAGGGATGAATATACTGCTGATGAAGAGCATAAGAATAATTTGTGGGGTCACAATTTTAGCATTAAGTATTTTTAATAAAATAAACTAGCTCACAACAAGAATAATTATTCAGTAAGCATTCGTTCCTATATGAACATGAATCATTTACAGGAGCTCAATCATCATACAAACACCTTGCTATAAAAATTGTAGCATGATTGGAGTACcacagaatttactaaaaatcaaacatgtTATAACTGTAGATATGAAGAATAAATTATAAATACAGTTTTATCCGACATTTAGTGCTACAAACTTCCTAGAATAGTTTTCAACACTAATAGATTACTGtgaatttatcaggattttaGGAGTACTGGAGCTATTTATTCTAAATTAAGAAGGtcaaacaacatgcattttaatCAGCAACAGAATCATATGTGCATATATT
This window encodes:
- the LOC101752726 gene encoding ubiquitin-conjugating enzyme E2 27, with product MVDVSRVQKELTECNRDREVSGVSITLHDGANISHLTGTIAGPADSPYEGGTFTIDIRLPGGYPFEPPKMQFVTKVWHPNISSQNGAICLDILKDQWSPALTLKTALLSLQALLSSPAPDDPQDAVVAQQYLRDYPTFAATARYWTEAFAKSASTGMEEKVQKLVEMGFPEDLVRSTLKSVDGDENLALEKLCSG
- the LOC101753137 gene encoding protein TIFY 9 gives rise to the protein MAKHGHPSADHPLMRNPNSSSPQVFVVGSSLPPPPPPPPPLQTKMASFSGDFLTSGATASTTTAAKTKPLTMFYNGGVAVFHLPQDKAEDLMKMAAGEKGGDGRAGPRRANHGEELLAKLRKEMPISSKRSLQRFFQKRKERLYRP